A genomic region of Mesorhizobium sp. NZP2077 contains the following coding sequences:
- a CDS encoding acetylornithine deacetylase/succinyl-diaminopimelate desuccinylase family protein — MNEQLLQAIDIRRDEVVALTADLIRFPTINPPGEAYRPCAEYLGARLKKLGFETEFIRAEGTPGDTDRYPRVNVVARFDGRSPGACVHFNSHIDVVEAGDGWTIDPFAGVVKDGKVYGRGACDMKGGLASSIIAAEAFMEVYPDFPGAIEISGTVDEESGGFGGVAHLARLGYFSKPRVDHVIIPEPLNKDRICLGHRGVWWAEIETKGEIAHGSMPFLGDNAVRHMGAVLRAFEDELFPALDRKMTRMPVVPEGAKRSTMNINSIHGGQTEDFRPGLPSPNVPDSCRLTIDRRFLLEEDLATVKGEVTGILDRLKRERKKFDYEIRDLMEVLPLMTERDAPVVKAVAQGIMAIFDREPDYVISPGTYDQKHIARIGHIYDCIAYGPGILDLAHRPDEWVGIEDMVESAKVMAIGLNVLLRGTTR, encoded by the coding sequence ATGAACGAACAACTCCTTCAAGCAATCGACATCAGGCGCGATGAAGTCGTCGCGCTGACCGCCGACCTCATCCGGTTCCCGACCATCAATCCGCCCGGCGAGGCCTACCGGCCATGCGCCGAATATCTTGGCGCGCGGCTGAAGAAGCTTGGCTTCGAGACCGAATTCATCCGCGCCGAAGGCACGCCGGGCGACACCGATCGCTACCCGCGCGTCAATGTCGTGGCCCGTTTCGACGGCCGGTCACCCGGCGCCTGCGTTCACTTCAATTCGCATATCGACGTGGTCGAGGCCGGCGACGGCTGGACCATCGATCCCTTTGCCGGTGTCGTCAAGGACGGCAAGGTCTATGGCCGCGGCGCCTGCGACATGAAAGGCGGCCTGGCTTCATCGATAATCGCCGCCGAAGCCTTCATGGAAGTCTATCCGGACTTTCCCGGCGCCATTGAAATATCCGGCACGGTCGACGAAGAATCCGGCGGCTTCGGCGGAGTCGCCCATCTGGCCAGGCTCGGCTATTTCTCGAAACCCAGGGTCGACCACGTCATCATCCCCGAGCCACTGAACAAGGACCGCATCTGCCTTGGCCATCGCGGCGTCTGGTGGGCGGAGATCGAGACCAAGGGCGAGATCGCGCACGGCTCGATGCCGTTTCTCGGCGACAATGCAGTGCGCCACATGGGCGCCGTGCTCAGGGCTTTCGAGGATGAATTGTTCCCGGCGCTCGACCGCAAGATGACGCGCATGCCGGTCGTGCCCGAAGGTGCAAAACGCTCGACCATGAACATCAACTCGATCCATGGCGGCCAGACAGAGGATTTCCGGCCCGGCCTGCCCTCGCCCAACGTGCCTGATTCCTGCCGGCTGACCATCGACCGCCGCTTCCTGCTCGAGGAAGATCTCGCCACGGTCAAGGGCGAAGTGACCGGTATTCTCGACCGGCTGAAGCGCGAGCGTAAAAAATTCGATTATGAAATCCGCGACCTGATGGAAGTGCTGCCGCTGATGACCGAGCGCGATGCGCCGGTGGTCAAGGCGGTGGCGCAAGGCATCATGGCCATCTTCGACCGTGAGCCCGACTACGTCATCTCGCCCGGCACCTACGACCAGAAGCACATAGCCCGCATCGGCCATATCTACGACTGCATCGCCTATGGTCCTGGCATTCTCGACCTCGCCCATCGGCCGGACGAATGGGTGGGCATAGAGGACATGGTGGAATCGGCCAAGGTGATGGCGATCGGGCTCAACGTGCTGCTGCGCGGCACAACTCGATGA